AAGGCTAACTCGATCGCAACACCTGAACCAGGGACAAATAAATCAGCAATTAAAGGAATCAGAAATAACACAACCGCCATCAGCTTCTTAGCTTTCATTCACTTAACCTCAAACGCTGAAGCAAAGGTAGATTTGGGGTAGTAAATGGAAGCAAAAGCGGGTGTTTTTTGGCTGTAATGCGTGAATCTGCCGAGCCTTGAGTTTGGGGATGCTAGATTAAGTTTGGGGAATCCCGAAACTTTGTCGCAAATTTGGGCAAGAATAACCGATGGCGCGTGTTAGCTATGGTGATTATGTTATAGCGCGGGTAAGGACGCTGTTAGAAAGGTTTTTGGCTTATGTCAATGACGAGTTAGAAGACGGCGAACTTTATAAAATTGCTCTCAACTGGGAAACACCGCAGCAAGTAATAGTCAGAACACAGCTAAGAGTTTTGGCGGAACTTAGCGGTTTGAGCAAAGAACAAGTCCGAGACTCACTAAATGCGCTTAAAGATTTTGTAGAAATTCTCGAAGACTTGCGCGAACACAAGCGAGGTTCAGAGAATTGGCACTTTCGGCTGACGCTTTGGCATGATAAAAGCGACAAACACGGGAATTTACAGAAATTTGATGCTGAATGGCAAAGCCGACGCGAAAAATTACCTGGTGTACAGCGTGCGGAAGGTAGAAAAGCTAAACTTTCGCCTACCCGTTACGAAAATATTCCCTTGAGTGGGGTAGTGGAGTTTGTCGGACGAGAAACGGAATTGCAAAACCTCCATCAACTGTTGCAGTCAAATCAACAGGTAGCCATTGCAGCTATTGCGGGGATGGGTGGAGTCGGGAAAACAGAACTAGCACTGCAATATGCGAATTTGCACCGCGTCACTTATCAAGGCGGAATTTGCTGGTTGTCTGCATTACAGGATGTGGGGGTGCAATTGGTGCAGTTTGCGCGTAATCAGCTGCAATTGAACATCCCAGATGATTTAGATTTAGTTGGGAGAGTCCAATTTTGCCTCACAAAATGGCATGAGGGTGAGGTTTTATTGGTAATTGATAACGTTACTAATTATCGAGAGGAAGTTAGGAGTTATTTAGAGTCTGTTCCTTTCCGGTTTAAGCAGTTAATTACCACGCGGGAAAAATTACAGCCGCAGATAGTGCGATTAGATTTAGATGTGCTGACACCACTAGCGGCAATGCAGTTATTAAAATCTATAGTTGGTAGAGAAAGACTGCGGCGTGAGGCGTTAGTTGCGAGAAAACTTTGTAAATGGCTGGGATATTTGCCCTTGGGTTTGGAATTAGTCGGGCGTTATTTGTTAGTTGATGAGGAATTAACCCTAGCAGAAATGCTGCAAGACTTGGAAAATGAGCGTTTAAAGCATGAGGCTTTAGAACAAGTTCCCCAAGAAATGGCTGTTAAGTTGGGTGTTGCTGCTGCTTTTGAATTGAGTTGGCGACGGTTGCGAGAAAATGCTCAACGCTTAGGTTGTCTTCTGAGTTTATTTGCCCTAGCTCCGATTCCTTGGGAGTTGGTAGAGGGTATAACAATAAATAATGCGGCTCAAGATTGGAAAAAAGCTAGACGAGATTTGTTACAGTTACATCTACTCCAGCCCAAAGGTGAGGGAATCTATCAACTACATCCCCTACTGCGGGAGTTTTTCCAAGATAAGCTTACAGGTTTAGAACAAGCAGAGGATTTTAAGCGTTCTGTTTGCGGAGTGATGGTAGCAGTTGCTAAAAATATTCCTGACACTCCCACACTTCAGCAAATTAAAACTTTTTCCCCTGCCATACCTCATTTAGCTG
The genomic region above belongs to Calothrix sp. NIES-2098 and contains:
- a CDS encoding NB-ARC domain-containing protein, whose amino-acid sequence is MARVSYGDYVIARVRTLLERFLAYVNDELEDGELYKIALNWETPQQVIVRTQLRVLAELSGLSKEQVRDSLNALKDFVEILEDLREHKRGSENWHFRLTLWHDKSDKHGNLQKFDAEWQSRREKLPGVQRAEGRKAKLSPTRYENIPLSGVVEFVGRETELQNLHQLLQSNQQVAIAAIAGMGGVGKTELALQYANLHRVTYQGGICWLSALQDVGVQLVQFARNQLQLNIPDDLDLVGRVQFCLTKWHEGEVLLVIDNVTNYREEVRSYLESVPFRFKQLITTREKLQPQIVRLDLDVLTPLAAMQLLKSIVGRERLRREALVARKLCKWLGYLPLGLELVGRYLLVDEELTLAEMLQDLENERLKHEALEQVPQEMAVKLGVAAAFELSWRRLRENAQRLGCLLSLFALAPIPWELVEGITINNAAQDWKKARRDLLQLHLLQPKGEGIYQLHPLLREFFQDKLTGLEQAEDFKRSVCGVMVAVAKNIPDTPTLQQIKTFSPAIPHLAEVASNLIQYINDEDLIWPLIANARFYNGRGLYVQAEPWYKKCLEITKKRFGQEHPNVASSLNSLALLYHSQGRYSEAEPLYLQALELAQNLLGKNHSDVASSLHNLAALYHSQSRYSEAEPLYLKALALKRHLLGEEHLDVASSLNSLAEFYRSQGRYSDAEPLYIQTLVLRRKLLKEEHPDIALSLNNLALLYYSQKKYSEAEPLYLHALKIWRHLLGKEHPNVASSLNNLATLYYSQGRYIEAEPLYLQALALRQHLLGEKHPDVALSLNNLAGLYRSQGRYIEAEPLYLHALALRQHLLGEKHPDVALSLNNLAELYRSQGRYSEAEPLYLHALDIFEQRLGMNHPYTVTVRKNLAYLRDRLNSQQ